aaattttccattttttggcAAGGTTACTACTACAAGTACACTTAGAGTACACTATGAACTATGAAGCAAGTCACTCAAAAACACAAGAGTGAGTTTACGAGTATCACAAATTTGTTTCCGAAGTAATGAAATACAtaacagcatccaatgtagGCAGTAATACTACATGTGAAAGATGAATttcaccaacgcacttcaagtaaaagatttcgagtgacagctgtcaaatagattacatttgtattaaaaaaagCTGAgtaccaaaatttgtttgattcaCTTCCctgtttcagtactctattcagagtaccactcacataaaaattcacgaaaaaagaaccgaaaatattcccCATATATAATggtcattttcgcagggggcaaactgctatgtaatggtcaactttcgcatggtaTTTTCtcgataaatttttataaagtcCAGATTAAGGCGCTATACATCGCTAATGTTTACATTACGTGTAAGACGTCATAACCTGGTCAATTCGTACTGTCGTAAAAAGTTGCTATACACACTTTGACCTCTTCACGTCTCTCCATTACAGATTTTGAACGAGCCATGGACCCATACAAAAGCAATCTGTCTCAGGAATATCTGCGCGCTTTGTCaatatttaaacgaaaattgcAATTGCTCGGCTTTTATCCGATAGTGTTGAACGACGATGGATTGGAATATGTGTCAATGGATCCGTATCTTATTGAAGATGATGACGACGATGAAATGTACAAATTgttgaagaaaatcaaaaaggagaaaaaagctcgcAAGAAATCGCAAAAAAAGAAgtcgaaaaaatcgaaaaaaggCACTGAAGCACCTCCCGTTGAGACAACAACCGTCCAGCCAATATCGAATATTGTTTACTATTGGCCATCTGCGATTACAACAATTGTGCATCCATCAGGCCAAGACGAAGATACCAGTACTTATCAGCATTCAATCGATACCAGACTTAGTATCGGTGATTCATCAGATGAAAATAGCGCCGAGGCCGAGGTAGATGCCAGTTCTAAAGatcaaattgttaaaattgatCAACAGAAACCGGCCAAAATCAACTATCAAACAACCTTCAGCTTCGGACGGAGATTTGATAACGACGACGTAGAAACACGGCcaatcaaaaatcaaacattACCGCCAACAACGACAGCGTATCCGTTATTAACCGTCGTCCCAGATCCCGAGCAAGTGGCCATTCAGGAAATAATTGATCAGCAGGAAATCGTCAACAAAATCTCAATTGATCAAGTAAACGCAACGAAAACAGTAGGGCAAGATCATGTTGATCGAATCACTGACACACCAGTAGCCGATCAAGACCATCTAACAACAAATGAAACGATTCAGGTAACAGAGGAAGCCCAAGTCTACGAAGAAAGCCCATCCTATTCTCAGGATAAGAAGGTTGCCGATGAAATTCCTGAAGAAAACGTACCATTTGAAGCGTCAACCGTAACAACAGTTGATGTGTCTTCTGTATCTTCCATCACTTCCGTTGATGATTCGACAACAGAATTATCGGCCTATTCAACGGAACCATCTCCATCCATACCAATTGGAGCACTGCAGTTTTTTCATGAGACTTTACCCGATGAACATGATGTTCCCATCAGCCTACCAAACTTATCCGAAATCTTTGACAGTATCACCGAATCCAATTCTGCAAACGCTCATATTTCTGATAAAGTCGAAGAAACTACGGAAAACAATGCAAATATTGACGGACATCGTGAAACTGATACACAGCATGGTCATTCTATTGTTCAGTTGAACGAAAAATCTTCAACAGCAATGCCACCTCTTGATGATCACTTAACAACCCCAAAGTCTACCGATGGTACAACCTACACAGAATTGGAAATTACAATCCCAACCAATACCAACAGCGACTCCGAAGGATATGAGTATCTCATTGATCCAAAGATTACACGCCCAATTAAAGTCTTGGATGGGCTCGAATCAAGATCGTTAACAGATGAACCCATAATTGTTGCAGTGGATGTTAAAAGTGGCAGACGATCAGATGTTCCTATCGAGGCCGATGATATTAACGAGGAAGATACAACCGATAATTTGGCATACAATTTAATTGACGACAAGCTGGAGCTAGTTGAAAGTAAGTTCTTTCTGCCATGGCTTGGACCAAACGACATTTTTACAACCATTTTCTTTCTATTGTTACAGACACTTCAGCTGAAATGAGCACTTCACCACCAGTCGAGGCTGTAAATTACGACAACCATGACCAATTCGACGGTGAGATCATTCCACTGATTCCGATCATTATCAAGCAAATGAAACAGGGAAATGTTAGTCCCgatgaaatggaaattatgaaaaattcgtTTGGACCATTTTGGCCGTTCATCGTGGAAGAAGCAAGCCGTGAAAGTGATTCATCCGAGGAAATGAATCCACTGCTCAACGAACTATTGAATTCTGCCaataggaaaattgtgaagcgaGAAGCAACGTTCGGACGACCGATCTATCAAAGACGAATCTATGTTGATGATGACGACGATGCTCCACGCAGAAGGTACATTGGCCGATTTCGTCGACCATATCTTCGATATTATCtgcagaaataattttttatttacacgcGGAACGCTTGTTCAGACCACCCTAATTTAGACGACTCATTAAAAACGAAGTTGTGAAGAGAAACgaagttttgtgttttgtgATGGAGCTTTAATTCGAGAACAACGTTTTTTGGACAAACGTGTCCAGAGAAAAGATTATTTGACGGTGATTAGTACCTGTACTGGGTATACTTGTATGATTTGTAACATGGGCCGCTGAGTGTTTCTGCAAATTCTAATGAGAGAAAGGTCAGAAATTCTAATCTATCAACATTCAGCCTTTTCAACACAACTTTCGGTCTATattaagtaaattttcttttcatgtgtcggggccgaaaatgagagagtttcgatatttttctcaggttttcgaccccttgcatgaaaatttttttgagtatctgttttggacgattgtttttaggcaatttcgcttgttgtagcccgaacgaagtgactctctcattttcggccccgacacatgaaaataactattgtatgcttgctaagaggaccgaaagtaaagctgtcaattcgcggggcgaacgaacgaagtgagggctacatgcgaaagtgcctaaaatcaatcgtccaaaacagatactcaaaaaaattttcatgtaaggggtcgaaaacctgagaaaaatatcgaaactccctcatcttcggccccgacacatgaaaaacttaatacgtaactctttcggcctactcaatcgatacgtaatagtacattactatgcaagggaagtaaagtgatatctcgtatccagatgagaaaaagtatccgagggcgacagcccgaggtacttttactcatcgtgatacgagatatcactttatttcccgtgtgtagtataacgttttactatgagagtgatgtaaaggttattgcctatacatgtaatagccttattacatgcaccagcatagtaaataactatttcacaacgcagacgagaaaatagtcattttctcgcCTACGCTGAAACTACGGAAGTCTATGTTTAACTCGGGAataaagttggaaattacatttttcactagaaatgcaatttccaacttttcttccctcgttgaagaaacaaaatgttCAGAAATAGGGTTGAATCCATTAGGGGTCGTTAGTCAAACGGTCGCTAACTTAACAGTACGAACGATAACACTAAATTCGCGCACTAGGAAACGCGTTACTGTTGAATTTACAGCAAGGAccctctcaatagaacaaactgacaaattaaaatgaaaaatcatatatttgaatgtatatGTACAcgggactcttaatgtcaaaagtaaagggattcataatgtcaaaagcaaagcaaagttgacgttttcgtgttagtggtgtgtgtgatataattttgcaatgaatttcggtcataattcctctaggtagttTGCGTCCGTTTTGCTAACGACCCATAATATGTTGCcaaaatattaactttttcaatcacttttttacatttttcgttcCCAGTCACGTCTCTTGTCGGTCCTTTTCACCCCCTGGTTCAAAAACGCATCTTTTTGTTTCTAGTAGTATGATATACTATTTCTTGTACTGTGTACAATGCCAAAGGGtaagtttcagtaaattttccaTCTCAATTTGATAtgaaatcagttttttttttcgaagtgactatttgcaggcgcctgcaaatagccaaaatattataaagtgactatttgcaggcgctggcaaatagccaaaatattataaagagactatttgcaggcgccggcaaatagtcaaaatattataaagagactatttgtAGGCGTCGGCAAATAACCAAAACATCATAATgagactatttgcaggcgtcttacctttttatttaatgtaAATCAACAGCAAACAGTCTATACGCATGGTATTCGCAGGTAATTCATGGTTTTAAAATATTGCCAAAGGTCTTAattaaattaacgaaaatgCTATTAGCactttgtgcgaatagtcactttggctattcgcacattgtaCGAATAGCCAAGAAGAGACAATGTGCAAATAGCCTTTTCTTTGCTATTCGCACACTGTAAGGTAAAAACATGAatccaaatattattttaaggGCAGTAATCGTTcagaaactgaaaatatatGGAGAGATGATGATATAAATGACCAGAGGATGATCGTGTCAGAAAAATTACGTAATGGTAGCTTTCGAAACCAAATATTATTAATGCATTTCTCCAGACTTTATATCAGAATATAAATTAGACCAAATTAGACCAAATAATCAGCCTCTATAAACCTTTTATAAATCGTATGGTTGAGgtgtttgttttgttcttaCTTCATCCCTTTACATATCCTGTGAGGGAGGAGTTTAGTCTGATACAActaaattcatccttctactaACTATTAAGGGAGGATTTTGGCTTATTCCCGCTGAACTCATCCTactacaaactgtgtaaggaaagagttttgtttgttccaactaaatttatccttttacaaTTTGTGTAAGGAAATAGTTTGGTTTGTTcttactgaattcatccttctacaaactgtgtaaggaaagagtttggtttgttccaactAAATTtgtccttctacaaactgtgtaaggaaagattttggtttgttcatactgaattcatccttctacaaactgtgtaaggaaagattttggtttgttcatactgaattcatccttctacaatttgtgtgagcaaggagtttggtttgttccaactaaatttatccttctacaaactgtgtaaggaaagagtttggtttgttcataCTGAATTCAttcttctacaaactgtgtaaggaaagagtttggtttgttcataCTGAATttatccttctacaaactgtgtaaggaaggagtttggtttgttcatactgaattcatccttctacaaactgtgtaaggaaggagtttggtttgttcatactgaattcatccttctacaaactgtgtaaggaaggagtttggtttgttcctactgaattcatccttctacaaactgtgtaaggaaagagtttggtttgttcatactgaattcatccttctacaaactgtgtaaggaaatagtttggtttgttcataCTGAactcatccttctacaaactgtgtaaggaaagagtttggtttgttcctactgaattcatccttctacaatttgtgtgagCAAGGAGTTTGATttttcctactgaattcatacGTCTACAACTGTAAGGAAAGAGTTTGGTTTGCCACAAATTAATTCATCCTTCTGCAAACTGTATAAAGAAGGAGTTTGGTATGTATCTACTGAAATCGTACTTTTACAAATTGTGTGAGGACGATTTCTGTTTGATCAACTGagttcatccttctacaaattgaATCATGAAGGTGTTCGgtttttttactgaattttacTTGCGAATAGCCAAAGTGCGAATAGCACATACCTTAAATTAAAAACCTAATCAACTAAAATTCCAACTTCTAAACGCGTGTATAAATACCTAagttcgaaaaaataaatctttacaGATGGAATttattccttttacaaaatgtcacATGAGAAACAATTTACAATGACGGTATAGTTAAGGTATGGCTGATCGGCTTATTTATCCCGAACGCACTCactttatgtcaaaataatcaCGGCTGTCCTCAACAAAGAtaaagttttatgaaaatgaacacaCAAAATGACTTGGGATCAAAGCCACTTTACTTAGACTTCACCTAGATCCTTCCCCATTGTCGACTgacattatgcatcagctcggagagggagttattgggtttatctttgcatcgacacataaaaaatgatatgcacctatgtccaaatgtttattttgacgaattgGGTTATGATCCGCGCCTTCGGCTTAAAAACTGTTACGGAAACACAGTTTATTCCTTTTTCAAACTGTTACGTGAGAGGCAGTTAACCAACATCGCAGTgataacgaaataaaatttttgctggCGCGTATTATATAGCGTATTGAGCCAATGAACATGTGCAAAAAGGAAAACATAGTAGTAGATCGACAACTGTGGTAAATTTGAGGAATAGTTTGAAGCATCACTTCTGTAACATATAATTACGTCATTTTTAAACAGTAAGAGAATATTATAGCTACACTATTTGCAGGCAGAAATGTGTGATATGTCGAAAATATGATATTTGTTTGGCGCCGCGCCAAACAAATATCATATTTTGGACATATCACACATTCTGCCTGCAAATAGTGTAGCTATAATATTTTGGCCATTCGCCGGcgcctgcaaatagtctctttataatattttggctattcgccggcgcctgcaaatagtctctttataatattttggctatttgcaggcgcctgcaaatagtatctttataatattttggctatttgcaggcgcctgcaaatagtatctttataatattttgactaTTTGCAGGCACCTGTAAatagccaaaatattataaagagactatttgccggcgcctgcaaatagtacctacgtttttttttgaaaaatcaactTTAGGTCAGTTTGTTGTTCAGTGACTGACAACATTGCCTAGTGAATTTACTTCAAGTCATTTCGTTTAGATCAGTTTTCGAGTTTCGGTTTGTGATGTtgtgcaaaatgtttttgttcgcTGTTTGTTGTGTGGACGCGGTGAGTTGCTGtgaattttcctttgtttttTTGTGCGAATTTTCTCTGTGAATGAACTGATCTGTTTTTGCTACGATCTGATGGTTTTTACTTCGAAGTAGCTTTCCGTCATAGTCCGAATTTTCCATCTGTAGATGGCTGTAGATGGTAGACTTTCAGCACTTGTTCAATTGAAAGTTTTACagctgtcttgggaagggatcagtggaaacaactgatgatggtTAGATCACGCTAGTCGCTGAGCGCCACTGAatcccgaggtcgaaacagcgtcTCTGCTTCACTGTTTTTCACTTCACGTGATCAAGCTGGGTAAGGGAAGAGCTGtttgctctgtttgtttgctttttgACTCGCTTTAGTATTAATAGCCTCGCGCTGTGGGTGAGTTCCAGTGTTGCATTTggtccgttgccaaatcgcAACGTAAAAAATACCGTATGCTCAGTAACAAGAGTATCAAATCATCCTAGTGAATAATGTTGAGTAGTTAGTTATCTGTgccaccgagtgataaatcCTTTTTAGGCACTTCGCACTTGATGTATCGATTGTCGCTCGAGGTCGTAAGCCGAGTGCGACAATACACAACGTGTGCCTAAAAGTAGCTTGTTTGTTGGATTTCTCATTTTCATACGTTATTCGACGCTTGATTTTTTTGTGGGTTTGCGTCGAGGCATAGCTTTCTTtaaatggaaacatttttgtgaaatacaagaaaacgtagtcattttaaaaaaagatgtcactggcatcgaacttatgtgctaggccgcgcgtaTGAAttgcattacctcctcactatatttaccttggtgtTTTCTTCGCCGTCGACGATAAAGACAATAAAGACGGGATTTGTTTTAcggaattaatttctttttctcttgatataaTTAACAAATTCCAGATTTGCATTTATCGATAACAAAGATTTgggttttttcttttcgataaATAAAAGTCTCGAAAATGGATCTCCGTGATGGGGAGACAGCTCAAAATTCATATCCTGGCAAtaataatgttaaaaaaatgattagtATTTAGTGTACATCTCGTCCGGCATTATCATCATTAACCCATGCATTGCCTCCACGACTCCTCATTACATTGCAAATGGTCCTTGTCCCATGCGGTATTCTCGGGACAAGATGTTGCGATCGGCATGCGCTCAATGCATATGTAATATTTCCGGCAATCGCTTTCGTGTGCAATGAAAGCTTGTGTGTCAGGACAGGCTAAAAGTACATTTTTTCTATCTTATTAAACTGAGAAAAATCAGATCAGTGAGAATCGTTACTGATATCATTTCCTGGTACCACTGACGGTGCTGGCGACGAAGCATCGGCAGCAACATATTTGCATTCGTCCTGTACGTATTCCACAGTCTGTCCACGAGATGAGCAAACCATTTTACCGAAATTATTCGTCGGATTATCCGAATAACATATTGCAGCTAGAGGGAAATTGCATCGATTGTGAAGGTAGTCCCAGTAAACGCCCTCACCGCATTCGTGTGGATGGATACGATAATTTTCACAGATAAAGTACATTTCGCAGTTACGTGGATGCGGGGCGAAATAGAATTCCGGATCCAtacaatggaaaatgtttggaCTTATTTCCACCAGTCCTGGGTAGACCACATCTGTTTCGTTGTACACCGGATGTGACGGAGTTACTACTACAGGTTTACTGCTTGTATATTCGGGATTGATGGTAGGTCGAAACGGAACATCTGTGTTTTGTGATGGAGATTGAGTCAAAATTGTGGTTGGTACTTCTGTTTGAGGAGAAAGGGTGGTTGGTGCTTCTGTTTGCGGATTATCGGTGGTTGGTGCTTCTGTTTGTGGAGAGTTGGTGGTCGGCTTTTCTGGTTCTGGAGCCTGGGTGGTTGCTTTTTCTGTTTGATGGGAAAGCGTGGTCGGTATGTCTCTTTCAGGTAactttgtgaaagaaaaataattaaaatcatttccaCTGCCTTTTGAGATTACATTCAAATCGTTAGTACCGCATTCCGATCACAATTCACCCGATCTTCCCAATTACATGCCCGTTTCGAGTGATCGTATAACAGGCCTCCAggacattcaaaaaatttcgtttcgccgaaattacacacaaaaaatgaactACAATCATCGAGATTTGGAAGATGTTCGCCATTCTTTCGTCCGTTGCAAATCTACAGAGTTTTAAAGAGGTCGATGTAGGAAGACAGTATTCCACTTTACAATGTTCAAACACTTAAGCACTCATTCAACACTCACATCTGCACAGGTTTGTGATGCTAAAAGCATTAATCCAATGGCGATTGCCTCGAAAACTGTgggaaatgacaaaaaataaataattttctgaggCACTTCCGTTCAAAAGCTTCAATTTCTAGTACCAATCATTTTCGTTGAACTTAATTTCTTCTTCCTTTGCTGTGATAGAACTGCTATATTACCAAAAATCAAGGAAAAACTAAATGTCCTATCTTATCAATCGTAGTCTTTTATATAGAAACGATTGGATGCAATCAGAACCATAATCTGGATTGTAATCTTAATTGTATATATGGCGCTTTTAACACATTTGTTATGTCGGAACTTAAAATGTTTCTACaattaagttttttgttttgttttatttgttttcttttacttaACACAAATAATTCGTTTATGTTATCGTTGGTTCAATGTAAACTGGAGATATAAATACTCGCGCAAAATATATGTTGATAGATAGTCAATAGTCATGGATCCATACAGTTGAATGATGAAGGttgaatttacaaatttcattcaatttttcgcatttttcggagaatttctttttattaataaaatttgtgcgcaaaaaatGTCCTTCATTTCGCAGATTTAGGTCACCTGAGTAGATAGATATATACTGGTTCTGTAAGTACGTTCGTAGGTGTATAAGTGACATCATtagtcttgatttccacttacgaaaaaGCTCTCCGTTTAatctttaaacaatagaaaggAGGCGTGGTCCAGCTTAACAGAGAGCAATGACGTGCTTTCTTTGTAAGTGCAATCGACAGCCTTAGATCTGTCGGTGTATAAGTTGTTCATAAATAAGTACGGCTATATTTGAACTGTATGGACGGTATACGTCACTAAAAtacgaagatttttttataaaattaattttacaataataaaCCCATTTCGTCATTTTTTACAGCGatacatcattttcatgaccttgtaaacgtcagacacgatcccagctgtcagacatgtcgaaaaatattgaatgaatatgtttgttccaaataactgtaaactcgaactttgacaacacgatttcatccacagagttGAACAGAGTTGGCTTCTGTGGATTACgttcggttgttttcggcctgtcaaaattcgtttttaccgtacgatggaagaaacctattgaACGAATGATTTTCATGTCAAaaccagtaaattgaacgcagttaacAACAAATAAATGGAGGTTAAACACTACTTGAGGAAAAATTAGGTGGAGTTACGTTGAagagtaccgtataatgaaaatgatggcTAGAACTATATGTTTGGTCACATTTTGGATTAATAGAATGACGCGTGTGCAAATAACGTATATCCTTgggctaaaaaaaatttctactcGAAAATCGGTCCTTCCAATCGAgatcgaaaattgaaaaattagcGAGGTGAGTACGAAAGGAAAGGTGAGTACACAACTCGAAGCGAATCGATATCTTTTgtaggaaaataaaaaattagccTTGACGTTGAACTATAACAGTgatcaaacgaaaatgttcaatCGCTTCGCTGGCGATTTCAGGTTTTAAAAAGTCGATTTTCTTCACTCCATTTACGTTGAAATAAGCTTTAgtctcgctccgctcgcgttttttagccccgtacgaagtacaaaggggcttataggattacgatgccgtgtgtaattgatggaattcgaagcagacggtaaggacaaagtgtttgcctatgttcatagatgacgaatctgcaataaaaattttgtctgtccgtctgtccgtctgtcacgtcgatatcttgagtaaatcaaatccgatttcaaaaatttttttttccctgaaagatagtcgaaatagtgaggctaagttcgaagatgggcatattcgggtcggcccttcgtgagttagggccacctaagtgatttaaggtcttttggtgatatttatggcaaatccaggaaaaaaaagttttttaaaatcgggtgagtggaccgtgagttagggccttagaagtgaaatgctactagggccctatgtgtattttacatataactcgagtaaatttcattcgtttttcgtaatttttgtttgatttggaatgccgaatagaacgttgttgaaaaaaaattaaatttgggtccttggcctaaggccgctactagggccctatgtgtatttcacatataactcgagtatatttcatccgtttttcgtaatttttgtttcatttggaaggtaatcaaaggccgaatagaatgttgttgaaaaaaaaattaaatttgggtcctcggactgaggccgatactagggccctatgtgtattttacatataactcgagcaaatttcattcgtttttcgtaatttttgtttcatttggaaggtaatcaaaggccgaatagaatgttgttgtaaaaaaattaaatttgggtccttggactaaggccactactagggccctatgtgtattttacatacaactcgagcaaatttcatccgtttttcgtaatttttgtttcatttgggaggtaatcaaaggccgaatagaatgtagttgaaaaaaaaattaaatttgggtccttggactaaggccactactagggccctatgtgtattttacatacaactcgagcaaatttcattcgtttttcgtaatttttgtttcatttggaaggtaatcaaaggccgaatagaatgtagttgaaaaaaaaattaaatttgtgtcctcggactgaggccgatactagggccctatgtgtattttacatataactcgagcaaatttcatccgtttttcgtaatttttgtttcatttggaagggaggtaatcaaaggccgaatagaatgttgttgtaaaaaaattaaatttgggtccttggactaaggccactactagggccctatgtgtattttacatacaactcgagcaaatttcatccgtttttcgtaatttttgtttcatttgggaggtaatcaaaggccgaatagaatgtagttgaaaaaaaaattaaatttgtgtcctcggactgaggccgatactagggccctatgtgtattttacatataactcgagcaaatttcatccgtttttcgtaatttttgtttcatttggaaggtaatcaaaggccgaatagaatgtagttg
This genomic window from Bradysia coprophila strain Holo2 unplaced genomic scaffold, BU_Bcop_v1 contig_373, whole genome shotgun sequence contains:
- the LOC119081900 gene encoding uncharacterized protein LOC119081900 gives rise to the protein MKCFLYSILLMFLSAVNGTFWYKNDDFERAMDPYKSNLSQEYLRALSIFKRKLQLLGFYPIVLNDDGLEYVSMDPYLIEDDDDDEMYKLLKKIKKEKKARKKSQKKKSKKSKKGTEAPPVETTTVQPISNIVYYWPSAITTIVHPSGQDEDTSTYQHSIDTRLSIGDSSDENSAEAEVDASSKDQIVKIDQQKPAKINYQTTFSFGRRFDNDDVETRPIKNQTLPPTTTAYPLLTVVPDPEQVAIQEIIDQQEIVNKISIDQVNATKTVGQDHVDRITDTPVADQDHLTTNETIQVTEEAQVYEESPSYSQDKKVADEIPEENVPFEASTVTTVDVSSVSSITSVDDSTTELSAYSTEPSPSIPIGALQFFHETLPDEHDVPISLPNLSEIFDSITESNSANAHISDKVEETTENNANIDGHRETDTQHGHSIVQLNEKSSTAMPPLDDHLTTPKSTDGTTYTELEITIPTNTNSDSEGYEYLIDPKITRPIKVLDGLESRSLTDEPIIVAVDVKSGRRSDVPIEADDINEEDTTDNLAYNLIDDKLELVENTSAEMSTSPPVEAVNYDNHDQFDGEIIPLIPIIIKQMKQGNVSPDEMEIMKNSFGPFWPFIVEEASRESDSSEEMNPLLNELLNSANRKIVKREATFGRPIYQRRIYVDDDDDAPRRRYIGRFRRPYLRYYLQK
- the LOC119081901 gene encoding probable chitinase 10; this translates as MIVFEAIAIGLMLLASQTCADICNGRKNGEHLPNLDDCSSFFVCNFGETKFFECPGGLLYDHSKRACNWEDRVNCDRNALPERDIPTTLSHQTEKATTQAPEPEKPTTNSPQTEAPTTDNPQTEAPTTLSPQTEVPTTILTQSPSQNTDVPFRPTINPEYTSSKPVVVTPSHPVYNETDVVYPGLVEISPNIFHCMDPEFYFAPHPRNCEMYFICENYRIHPHECGEGVYWDYLHNRCNFPLAAICYSDNPTNNFGKMVCSSRGQTVEYVQDECKYVAADASSPAPSVVPGNDITCPDTQAFIAHESDCRKYYICIERMPIATSCPENTAWDKDHLQCNEESWRQCMG